The sequence AGACCGACTATCGGGTCTGCGCTTTTCCCCTGGGCGGCTACGTGCAGCTCGTCGGCGAATCCGTGGATGCCGAACTTCCCGAAGGCTTTGGCCCGGAGGAGTCGTTTTCACGCCGTCCGCCCTGGCAGCGCATGCTGGTCGTGCTGGCCGGGCCCGTGTTCAACTTTATCCTGGCCTGGTTCATTTTCTGGGGTCTGGCCTACAGTCAGGGCGTGCAGGAGCTCCTTCCCGTCATCGGGCAGGTGACCAACTCGAGCGCGGCCGAAGAAGCCGGCATCGTGCCCGGAGACCACATCATCGAGATCGATGGCGTACAGATCGCAATCTGGGACGATCTGGTCGAGCGCATCGAGGCCAATGAGGGCGGTCCGATGCTCCTGACCGTGCAACGAGACACGGCGCTCTTTTCCGTACAGGTCACTCCGAGGCTGCAAGAAAAACGCAACCTGTTCGGCGAAGTCAAAACCATGCCCATGCTCGGCATCGCGCCCAAGGGCGAACTCCTCAGCCGCGAGCTTGGCATTGTCGACGCCGCGGTTCAGGGCGCGCGCCAGATCTGGGAAGTCAGCGGGCTGATGGTCATGGGTATCGTCAAACTCATCGAGCGGGTCATCCCCGTGTCGGACATGGGCGGGGTCATTCTCATCACCGAGATGATCCACAAGGAAGCGCAAAACGGCATGGTCAACCTGCTGGCCCTGACCGCGCTGATCAGCATCAACCTCGGCATCCTGAACCTGCTGCCCATCCCGGTTCTGGACGGCGGACATATCCTCTTCTTCTTTCTGGAAACCATCACCGGAAAACCCCTGAGCCCACAAGTGCAGCACATTGCCCTGAAGATCGGCATGATGCTGCTCCTCATGCTCATGGTCCTGGCCACATTCAATGATATCCTCCGACACTTCAAGTAGCCGGTATCTCGCGCTGAACTGCGCCGAGGAACGCATTCAGGTTGTCCTTGGCACGGCCCGGGAGGTCATGTTCAGCGAAGAGGTCCACTGCCCCGGGCAGTCCATCCGTCACCTGCCCACGGCCATCGAGCGGGCGCTGCGGGTACAGGCCATACGTGCCGGCGACCTGGCGGGCATCGCCTGCGTGCGAGGCCCGGGTTCATTCACGGGCCTGCGCATCGCCCACGCGGCCATGCACGGACTGTCCCGCCCGCACGCCATCCCCATGGCCGGGCTGCACTATCCAGATATTCTGGCCGCCCAGGCCGGCCCTTTTGCGCAGGGCGGGGAACTCTGGGTTCTGACCTACGCCCGCAAGGGGCAGGTCTACATCCAGGGTTTTGACGCGGGCGCTCCCCTGACCCCTGTCCGTCCGCTGCCCGTAGCCCTGGCGTACGAACAGCTTGAGGCACGCCCGGCAGGCATCTTCCTGCTTGGCAGCGGCCTGCGAAAGAATCCCGAATTTCTTACTCTGCCGGGTACGATAGCCCTGCCGCAGATTCTCGACACGCCCATGCCGGCCGCTCTGCTCGCTGCGGCGTGCGCGGCCGCATACTCAAGCCACCCCCCTCAGCCGTTGTACCTGCGCAAATCCGATGCCGAGGACAATCTGGTCTCCATCGCCGCCTCGCGCGGCATTCCGGCCGCCGAGGCCCGCAAGCACATCCCCGATTTCGAATAATCTCGTCCGACATGCGATGTCGGACAAAATTCTTCTAAAGAAAATCTTCTTCCTGCCGATTCACTCATCAAGACCAAAGAGCAAGGCCCGCAAACTGCTCGATCCAAAGGCAAGGAAGCCGCTAATCTTTCAAGGAGGAATTTTTATGTCACTCGTAATCAACCACAACCTGATGGCCATGAACGCGAACCGCAACCTGGCGAGCGCGTACGGGAACCTGTCAACATCGGTCAGCCGCCTGTCTTCAGGCCTGCGCATCACCACCGCCGCCGACGACGCTGCGGGCCTCGCCATTCGCGAGCTCATGCGTGCGGATATCGCATCCCTGAACCAGGGTGTCAGAAACGCCAACGACGCCATCTCCATGATCCAGACTGCGGACGGCGCGCTCGGCGTCATCGACGAAAAGCTGATCCGCATGAAGGAACTGGCGACCCAGGCGGCCACCGGCACCTACAACTCGGACCAGCGCCTGATCATCGACTCGGAGTACCAGCAGATGGCCTCGGAAATCACCCGAATCGCCAACGCCACGGACTTCAACGGCATTTACCTGCTGAACGGCAATCTCTCAGCTACGTCCACCGGAGTCTCCAGCTGGGCGAGCAGCCACGACGGCAGCGCCTTGGCCTCGACGGGCCCGCTCAAGATCCACTTCGGTACGGGCAACGATTCCGCGGAAGACTACTACTACATCGCCATCGGCAACTCCACCGCCTCCGCTCTCGGCGTGGGTAACGCTTCCGACAGAACCAAGGCGAACGGCACGCACGGCGTAGCCTCCGGCGGCTACAGCATCTCCACCCAGCAGGGTGCGCAGGAAGCTCTGGCGGCTCTCAACGCGGCCATCACCTCCAAGGACAACATCCGCGCCAGCCTCGGTGCCTTGCAGAACCGGCTTGAGAACACCATCACCAACCTGCAGATCCAGGCCGAGAACCTGCAGGCGGCCGAGTCCCGGATCTCCGATGCCGACATCGCAACGGAAATGACCAACTTCGTGCGCAACCAGATCCTGACCCAGTCTGCTGTGGCCATGCTCTCCCAGGCCAACTCCCTGCCGCAGATGGCCTTGCAGCTCATGGGCGCATAATCTCAGTAACCTGAAAAACCTCGCTTGCGGCCGGGTTGCGAAAAGCGGCCCGGCCTTTTTAACTCGATAGTGTTGATTCTGGCACCAGGTTTGCTCGAAGCGTGAGTAGATTCGCCCAATCCAACGCACCAGAGGAACGCCATGGCTGATGACCTGACCACTTCGCTTGCTTCCGGATCCATCCGTTTCACGGGCCTCGGCTCCGGGACGGACTTCGACTCGATGATCACCAAACTCATCGAGATCGAGCAAGTCAGGACCAAACGGCTCGAGAGTTGGCGGTCTGATTGGGAAGCCAAGAGCGACGCCTTTGACTCGCTCTCTTCGAACATGCTCTCCCTCAAGACGTCCCTGGACTCCATGAACACCACGGACGAATTTCTGACCAAGAACGCGGTCTCTTCCAACACCACCGCCCTAACCGCCACGGCAGGCAGCACCGCGGAAGAAAGTACCCACCAAGTGGATGTGCTTTCCCTGGCGACCAACGACATGCACATGGGGTCGGTAATTTTTTCCTCCCCGGACAAAATCATAAGCGACGGCGCAGCGGGCGCTTTTGTCTTCACGGCCGGTTCCCGGCAGGTCACCGTCAACGTCACCAGCACCACGACCCTGACCCAGTTCGCCAGCCTCATCAACTCCGACGCGGACAATCGCAATTATGTACGCGCAAGCGTGGTCAACGACGGCAGCGGATACAGGCTCCAGATCCGTGGCATGAACCTGGGCGCGGGCAATGATTTCATCGTCGACAACAGCGCGACCTCGGCCAATCTGCTGACGAATTTCGCACAAGGTCAATTCATCGAAACCCAGAATGCCGGCAATGCCAGGCTTCGGGTCGATGGCTTCCCTCTTGATCCTCCCACCCCCTCCGAGGATATACTCAAAGCCACCTTCACCGGCAAAACAACCGCGGATACTATCACAACCACCGATGGAACCTTCAAGCTCGCCTATGACGGCACCTTGTATTCCGTTGATGTGACTGCTGCGGACACCTACGCCTCGCTGGCCGGAAAAATCAACACCGCAGTCGGATTCTCCATGGCCACGGCCGCAGACGTATCCGGCAATGTCGAGCTGACCCTGACGGGCGAGGCGGGCTCGGACAAGCAGATTTCCATCATAAGTTCCCCCGGGACCACGGTCGGCGCCCTGCAACCGGGAGCCTTCGCGCAGATCCAGGGTGCCACCGACGGCTACTTCGAACGCAGCACCAATTCCATTTCCGATATCGTCTCCGGCGTGACCATGAACCTGGCCAGCATAGGCAGTTCGACCATCACCACCAGCCTCGACCCGCAG is a genomic window of Desulfomicrobium baculatum DSM 4028 containing:
- the rseP gene encoding RIP metalloprotease RseP; amino-acid sequence: MVTSILAVVVVLGGLIFFHELGHFVVARGMGMGVSVFSLGFGTRLFGFTRGKTDYRVCAFPLGGYVQLVGESVDAELPEGFGPEESFSRRPPWQRMLVVLAGPVFNFILAWFIFWGLAYSQGVQELLPVIGQVTNSSAAEEAGIVPGDHIIEIDGVQIAIWDDLVERIEANEGGPMLLTVQRDTALFSVQVTPRLQEKRNLFGEVKTMPMLGIAPKGELLSRELGIVDAAVQGARQIWEVSGLMVMGIVKLIERVIPVSDMGGVILITEMIHKEAQNGMVNLLALTALISINLGILNLLPIPVLDGGHILFFFLETITGKPLSPQVQHIALKIGMMLLLMLMVLATFNDILRHFK
- the tsaB gene encoding tRNA (adenosine(37)-N6)-threonylcarbamoyltransferase complex dimerization subunit type 1 TsaB, whose product is MISSDTSSSRYLALNCAEERIQVVLGTAREVMFSEEVHCPGQSIRHLPTAIERALRVQAIRAGDLAGIACVRGPGSFTGLRIAHAAMHGLSRPHAIPMAGLHYPDILAAQAGPFAQGGELWVLTYARKGQVYIQGFDAGAPLTPVRPLPVALAYEQLEARPAGIFLLGSGLRKNPEFLTLPGTIALPQILDTPMPAALLAAACAAAYSSHPPQPLYLRKSDAEDNLVSIAASRGIPAAEARKHIPDFE
- a CDS encoding flagellin, translated to MSLVINHNLMAMNANRNLASAYGNLSTSVSRLSSGLRITTAADDAAGLAIRELMRADIASLNQGVRNANDAISMIQTADGALGVIDEKLIRMKELATQAATGTYNSDQRLIIDSEYQQMASEITRIANATDFNGIYLLNGNLSATSTGVSSWASSHDGSALASTGPLKIHFGTGNDSAEDYYYIAIGNSTASALGVGNASDRTKANGTHGVASGGYSISTQQGAQEALAALNAAITSKDNIRASLGALQNRLENTITNLQIQAENLQAAESRISDADIATEMTNFVRNQILTQSAVAMLSQANSLPQMALQLMGA
- the fliD gene encoding flagellar filament capping protein FliD codes for the protein MADDLTTSLASGSIRFTGLGSGTDFDSMITKLIEIEQVRTKRLESWRSDWEAKSDAFDSLSSNMLSLKTSLDSMNTTDEFLTKNAVSSNTTALTATAGSTAEESTHQVDVLSLATNDMHMGSVIFSSPDKIISDGAAGAFVFTAGSRQVTVNVTSTTTLTQFASLINSDADNRNYVRASVVNDGSGYRLQIRGMNLGAGNDFIVDNSATSANLLTNFAQGQFIETQNAGNARLRVDGFPLDPPTPSEDILKATFTGKTTADTITTTDGTFKLAYDGTLYSVDVTAADTYASLAGKINTAVGFSMATAADVSGNVELTLTGEAGSDKQISIISSPGTTVGALQPGAFAQIQGATDGYFERSTNSISDIVSGVTMNLASIGSSTITTSLDPQAVTAKVQTFVDAVNSVLQEIKDQTQVTTVGENVSGSLLTGNYGMQMIQQKLKNILAEKGVGFDYDMDPLVSLGSVGITTDTSQGSATFGLLVFDSGAFTAALKTDPDAVARLFSADNYPSTKEMVDGVAVESSNFNFESSIKGITQAGEYSVSYTVGAGGDITSASINGFPASIDGTKIVATGDGNAARGLSLEVINLTAGTYSGSAQIKSGKTQELIDELKRLTDSTTGTLEVLKDNYQDIMDSIDDKIAYEERRLALLEKNLRLRFANLEAVLGTYDNISTQLSSQISSLSSKS